The following proteins come from a genomic window of Methanobrevibacter arboriphilus JCM 13429 = DSM 1125:
- a CDS encoding beta strand repeat-containing protein, giving the protein MFTINRLFKPIIFVICVLFIFLALSSASAANHNFTTANNTQQFQNVINNDNDNELLISFANGEYSGWGQLNISRNATIVGKNRGGAKFTTSSGTLFNITATNVKIINLTISGYATAIKSNCSDLTVSDNNITTSGFSINLSSSGSANPITGVVIKDNIIKSSISTDYSGVVSLFGKSTDKTVFDVLFSGNNITGGRSGVYLGDGSTGSPVSSANLVFENNNITGTSRGVYLLASYSKNISITFANNNITGTFSTGVDLGAYSSNNTNITFANNNITGTLTGVYLSTSTNKNISITFANNNITTASEGVTLIVTISNNTNITFANNNITGTSRGVYLGAERSNNTNITFANNNIIGKSSNGVYLGAYSSNNTNITFANNNITGTSDGVFMRAYTDNNTNITFANNNITGTSGPGVDLFASSSNNTNITFANNNITGVNYGVYVLLYNGNVKGVNFLNNTINATNGDGFYFYNDDGVTNATDFIIRGNTIFATNAGLNFTGLSVGSLVNVTVEYNRIIASVGVNITGHNDNSSFDRNWWGVNDITGMILGVDTLNHFILNITNTSSLDGVHFGDNVSFMLLVLNTTLSNDGVEFLPDFVVNGTFNGADFNSSRVDGFVYNATATAGVQTLAATLDNVDDTVAFNAQLTTNSSIIVSNDPVSIGNNVTISGQLDNFTGIAGVNVTVDGNLYTDVSVNGTGGWNFNYTTNRTGTITVTVSYVGNDNYTGFTNSTSFEVLRNSTNSSIIVASVQIGTNVIISGELEGYVGNGSDILTVSVDGNVYNNVTINSTGGWSLNYTTNRTGNITVNVTYAGNYNYTAFTNSTTFEVVKNSTNSSIIVASVQIGTNANITGELEGYVGNGSDSLTVSVDGNVYNNVTINSNGGWSLNYTTNRTGNITVTVSYAGNDNYTGFTNATSFTVNLNDTNSTIIVNLDSVNIGNNVTISGQLVG; this is encoded by the coding sequence ATGTTTACAATAAATAGACTTTTTAAGCCAATTATTTTTGTTATATGTGTTTTATTTATCTTTTTAGCTTTATCTAGTGCTAGTGCAGCTAATCATAATTTTACTACAGCTAATAATACTCAACAGTTTCAAAATGTTATTAATAATGATAATGATAATGAGTTATTGATTAGTTTTGCTAATGGTGAGTATAGTGGTTGGGGTCAGCTTAATATTAGCCGTAATGCTACTATTGTTGGTAAAAACCGTGGTGGTGCTAAATTCACAACATCTAGTGGTACTTTGTTTAATATTACTGCTACTAATGTAAAGATTATTAATTTAACTATTAGTGGCTATGCTACAGCTATAAAATCTAATTGTAGTGATTTGACTGTTAGTGATAATAATATTACTACTTCTGGTTTTAGTATTAATTTAAGTAGTAGTGGTAGTGCTAATCCTATAACAGGTGTTGTTATTAAGGATAATATTATTAAATCCAGTATATCTACTGATTATAGTGGTGTTGTTTCTTTATTCGGTAAATCTACTGATAAGACTGTTTTTGATGTTTTATTTAGTGGTAATAATATAACTGGTGGTCGTTCTGGTGTATATTTAGGTGATGGTAGCACTGGTAGTCCTGTTTCGTCTGCTAATTTGGTTTTTGAAAACAACAACATCACAGGAACATCACGAGGTGTTTATCTGTTGGCATCCTACAGCAAAAACATCAGTATAACCTTTGCCAACAACAACATCACAGGAACATTCAGCACTGGTGTTGATCTGGGTGCATACAGCAGCAACAACACCAATATAACCTTCGCCAACAACAACATCACAGGAACATTAACTGGTGTTTATCTGTCTACATCCACCAACAAAAACATCAGTATAACCTTTGCCAACAACAACATCACAACAGCATCCGAGGGTGTTACTCTGATTGTAACCATCAGCAACAACACTAATATAACCTTCGCCAACAACAATATCACAGGAACATCACGTGGTGTTTATCTGGGTGCAGAAAGGAGCAACAACACTAATATAACCTTCGCCAACAACAATATCATAGGAAAATCCAGCAATGGTGTTTATCTGGGTGCATACAGCAGCAACAACACCAATATAACCTTCGCCAACAACAACATCACAGGAACATCCGATGGTGTTTTTATGCGTGCATACACCGATAACAACACCAATATAACCTTCGCCAACAACAACATCACAGGAACATCCGGCCCTGGTGTTGATCTGTTTGCATCCAGCAGCAACAACACCAATATAACCTTCGCCAACAACAACATTACTGGTGTTAATTATGGTGTTTATGTTCTTTTGTATAATGGTAATGTTAAGGGTGTTAATTTCTTGAATAATACTATTAATGCTACTAATGGTGATGGTTTTTATTTCTATAATGATGATGGTGTTACTAATGCGACTGATTTTATTATTCGTGGTAATACTATTTTTGCTACTAATGCTGGTTTGAATTTTACTGGTTTAAGTGTTGGTTCATTGGTTAATGTTACTGTTGAGTATAATCGTATTATTGCTTCTGTTGGTGTTAATATTACTGGTCATAATGATAATAGTAGTTTTGATCGTAATTGGTGGGGTGTTAATGATATTACTGGTATGATTTTGGGTGTTGATACTCTTAATCATTTTATTTTGAATATTACTAATACTTCTAGTTTGGATGGTGTTCATTTTGGTGATAATGTTAGTTTTATGTTGTTAGTTTTGAATACTACGCTTAGTAATGATGGTGTTGAATTTTTACCTGATTTTGTTGTTAATGGAACTTTTAATGGTGCTGATTTTAATAGTAGTCGTGTTGATGGTTTTGTTTATAATGCAACAGCTACAGCTGGTGTTCAAACTTTAGCTGCTACTTTAGATAATGTAGATGATACTGTAGCTTTTAATGCCCAATTAACTACTAATTCTAGTATAATTGTTAGTAATGATCCAGTGAGTATTGGCAATAATGTTACTATTTCTGGTCAGTTGGATAATTTTACTGGTATAGCTGGTGTTAATGTTACTGTTGATGGTAATCTTTACACAGATGTTTCTGTTAATGGTACTGGTGGTTGGAATTTTAATTATACAACTAATCGTACTGGAACTATAACTGTTACTGTTAGCTATGTTGGTAATGATAATTATACTGGTTTTACTAATAGTACTAGTTTTGAAGTGTTGAGGAATAGTACTAATTCTAGTATTATTGTAGCTAGTGTTCAAATTGGTACTAATGTTATTATTTCTGGTGAGCTTGAGGGTTATGTTGGTAATGGCTCTGATATTTTGACTGTTAGTGTTGATGGTAATGTTTATAATAATGTTACTATTAATTCTACTGGTGGTTGGAGTCTTAATTACACAACTAATCGTACAGGAAACATAACTGTTAATGTTACTTATGCTGGTAATTATAATTATACTGCTTTTACTAATAGTACTACTTTTGAAGTTGTTAAGAATAGTACTAATTCTAGTATTATTGTAGCTAGTGTTCAAATTGGTACTAATGCTAATATTACTGGTGAGCTTGAGGGTTATGTTGGTAATGGCTCTGATTCTTTGACTGTTAGTGTTGATGGTAATGTTTATAATAATGTTACTATTAATTCTAATGGTGGTTGGAGTCTTAATTACACAACTAACCGCACAGGAAACATAACTGTTACTGTTAGCTATGCTGGTAATGATAATTATACTGGTTTTACTAATGCAACTAGTTTTACTGTGAATTTGAATGATACTAATTCTACTATCATTGTTAATCTAGATTCAGTGAATATTGGCAACAATGTTACTATTTCTGGTCAGCTTGTTGG
- a CDS encoding transposase, whose translation MSFDRVALFLLNKNGLTQTLEAYNFSLGLNIDNFSRQAFCQARMKFNPEIFKTISGGIYDCLNNMMIDFQIAPYKTSEKELAYKNIEKALKLFKNDEIILIFDRGYPSIEFFQFLTEKNIKFIFRIKKDNYKFQTNKIEGNKGIINLKTKKNHQIRIN comes from the coding sequence TTGTCTTTTGATAGGGTTGCTCTTTTTTTGTTGAATAAAAATGGTTTAACTCAGACTTTAGAGGCTTATAACTTTAGTTTGGGGTTAAATATTGATAATTTTTCAAGACAAGCTTTTTGCCAAGCTAGAATGAAATTTAACCCAGAAATATTCAAAACCATTAGCGGTGGAATTTACGATTGTCTTAATAATATGATGATAGACTTCCAAATAGCACCATACAAGACCAGTGAAAAAGAATTAGCATATAAAAACATAGAAAAAGCTCTTAAATTATTTAAAAATGATGAAATTATCTTGATTTTTGACAGAGGATATCCATCAATCGAATTTTTCCAATTTCTCACAGAAAAAAACATTAAATTCATATTCAGAATCAAAAAAGACAACTACAAATTCCAAACAAACAAAATAGAAGGAAATAAAGGAATAATAAACCTAAAAACAAAGAAAAACCATCAAATAAGGATAAATTAA
- a CDS encoding transposase has translation MPTKNNEVILISNLPIKEVSYHEITELYRQRWKIEKSFEILKNKLYIENISGYSKISVEQDFYSQILTYNIVQDINNKANEILKQKQQTKKLKNKIQKTIGKKEENKIKINMNHLIGYFRKNILKIYQTRNIMKKYQIFKEMVEIAIKSVTYGKANRHFKRTKKRTTPKNKTNIRRNS, from the coding sequence ATCCCAACAAAAAACAATGAAGTAATTTTAATAAGTAATCTACCAATAAAAGAAGTATCCTACCATGAAATTACTGAATTATATCGTCAAAGATGGAAAATCGAGAAATCTTTTGAAATATTAAAAAATAAACTATATATAGAAAATATAAGTGGCTACAGCAAAATATCAGTTGAACAAGACTTTTATTCACAAATATTAACCTATAACATAGTGCAAGACATAAATAACAAAGCAAATGAGATTTTAAAACAAAAACAACAAACAAAAAAGCTTAAAAACAAGATCCAAAAAACAATAGGAAAAAAGGAAGAAAACAAGATAAAAATCAATATGAACCATTTAATAGGTTATTTCAGGAAAAATATCCTAAAAATATACCAAACAAGAAATATAATGAAAAAATATCAAATATTTAAAGAAATGGTAGAAATAGCAATCAAATCAGTAACATATGGAAAAGCAAACAGACATTTTAAAAGAACAAAAAAACGAACAACACCCAAGAACAAAACAAACATTAGAAGGAACTCATAA
- a CDS encoding RNA-guided endonuclease TnpB family protein has product MGGNNWKKTVRRLQKLYNKIFNIRNDEYQKLSTEIIKSFDLIGLENLGVKSMIKNPRLSHSISQISWSRLIDMIKYKASWYDKKCIQISKAFPSSKLCNKCGYKKEDLTLAIREWTCPECKTKHDRDINASINILNEAIRINNECTTGQVGI; this is encoded by the coding sequence ATTGGGGGAAATAACTGGAAAAAAACTGTTCGAAGATTACAAAAGTTGTATAATAAAATCTTTAATATTCGCAATGATGAATATCAGAAACTATCCACAGAAATAATCAAATCTTTTGATTTAATTGGTTTAGAAAACTTAGGGGTGAAAAGTATGATAAAAAACCCCAGATTAAGTCACAGTATCAGTCAAATATCATGGTCAAGACTTATTGATATGATAAAATACAAAGCCTCATGGTACGATAAAAAATGCATACAAATAAGTAAAGCTTTCCCATCATCAAAACTTTGTAACAAATGTGGATACAAAAAAGAAGATTTAACACTAGCTATCAGAGAATGGACTTGCCCAGAATGCAAAACCAAACATGATAGAGATATTAATGCTTCTATTAATATTCTTAACGAAGCTATTCGAATAAATAATGAATGTACCACTGGACAAGTGGGAATTTAA
- the galE gene encoding UDP-glucose 4-epimerase GalE, with the protein MILVTGGAGYIGSHVNKELHKEGFDTVVLDNLINGHSYAVKWGDFQKGELADIEFIRSVFNKFDIEGVMHFAAFTSVGDSVKYPAKYFKNNYKNTLNLLKVMGENNVNKFIFSSTAAVYGIPKNIPIKEEHELNPINPYGKSKLMVELALEKESQSSSNDFKYSALRYFNASGADPECEIGEDHNPETHLIPLVLDVALGKRDKINIFGNDYNTPDGTCIRDYIHVNDLAQAHIKAFKSLDNENSIEKVYNLGNGNGFSVKEVIDVCEKVTGFEIKKEVVDRREGDPDILIADSKKAFDVLGWTPKFSDLDRIVETSWNWLDILSD; encoded by the coding sequence ATGATTTTAGTTACTGGTGGTGCTGGATACATAGGTTCTCATGTTAATAAAGAGCTTCATAAAGAAGGCTTTGATACAGTTGTTTTAGATAATTTAATCAATGGTCATAGCTATGCTGTTAAATGGGGAGATTTTCAGAAGGGAGAATTGGCTGATATTGAATTTATTAGGTCTGTGTTCAATAAATTTGATATTGAAGGAGTAATGCATTTTGCAGCTTTTACATCAGTAGGTGATTCTGTTAAATATCCTGCTAAATATTTTAAAAATAATTATAAAAATACTTTAAATCTTTTGAAGGTTATGGGAGAAAATAATGTGAATAAGTTTATATTTTCTTCAACTGCTGCTGTATATGGTATTCCCAAGAATATTCCAATTAAAGAGGAACATGAATTAAATCCAATTAATCCTTATGGAAAGTCGAAGTTAATGGTTGAACTTGCATTAGAAAAAGAGTCACAATCTAGTTCTAATGATTTTAAGTATTCTGCTCTTAGGTATTTTAATGCTTCTGGTGCAGATCCTGAATGTGAAATTGGTGAAGATCATAATCCTGAAACTCATCTTATTCCTCTTGTTTTAGACGTAGCTTTAGGCAAAAGAGATAAAATTAATATATTTGGGAATGACTATAATACTCCTGATGGAACATGTATTAGGGATTATATTCATGTAAATGACCTTGCACAGGCTCATATAAAAGCATTTAAGAGCCTTGACAATGAGAATTCTATAGAAAAAGTTTATAATCTTGGTAATGGAAATGGGTTTTCTGTTAAGGAGGTTATTGATGTATGTGAAAAAGTCACAGGATTTGAAATTAAAAAAGAAGTGGTTGATAGGAGAGAAGGGGACCCGGATATATTAATAGCTGATTCTAAAAAAGCTTTTGATGTTTTAGGTTGGACTCCTAAATTTTCAGATTTAGATAGAATAGTTGAAACTTCTTGGAATTGGCTTGACATACTCTCGGACTGA
- a CDS encoding MIP/aquaporin family protein produces MTCGIERKVLAELIGTFLLVFFGTGSAVVTLLITDTFDPGNVGIGVLGGLGDWIAIGLVFGLTVMACIYLFGKISGAHLNPAVTIGLLVTKNISLKDSGYYFVGQFIGAIIGSLALLAVLGMQSVTIGGLGATAPGLGVSYFQAFFAEFIGTFFLMLVIMGVAVDKKADPGFAGISIGFTVAAVIAVLGAFTGASINPARTFGPYLVDLLAGGANLWMFYPIYLIGPILGAIVAALVYSYIAKGTDVCELPQPFQE; encoded by the coding sequence ATGACCTGTGGAATTGAAAGAAAAGTCTTAGCTGAGCTTATTGGAACTTTTTTATTAGTATTTTTTGGAACAGGTTCGGCTGTTGTTACTCTACTCATTACAGATACTTTTGATCCTGGTAATGTTGGTATTGGTGTTCTTGGAGGTCTTGGAGATTGGATAGCAATTGGGTTGGTTTTTGGACTTACTGTAATGGCTTGTATTTATTTATTTGGTAAAATATCTGGTGCACACTTAAATCCTGCGGTTACTATTGGTCTTCTGGTTACAAAAAACATATCTTTAAAAGATTCTGGTTATTATTTTGTTGGCCAATTTATTGGAGCAATAATTGGAAGTTTGGCTCTTTTAGCTGTTTTAGGCATGCAATCTGTGACAATTGGTGGTTTAGGTGCAACTGCTCCAGGTTTAGGGGTTAGCTACTTTCAAGCGTTTTTCGCTGAATTTATAGGTACATTTTTCTTGATGCTTGTAATTATGGGTGTAGCCGTTGATAAAAAAGCAGATCCTGGTTTTGCAGGAATATCAATTGGTTTTACTGTTGCAGCAGTTATTGCAGTTTTAGGAGCATTTACTGGTGCTTCAATTAACCCTGCTCGTACTTTTGGACCATATTTAGTTGATTTATTGGCTGGTGGAGCAAATCTTTGGATGTTTTATCCAATTTATTTAATTGGTCCTATTTTAGGAGCAATTGTAGCAGCTTTAGTTTATTCCTATATTGCTAAGGGTACTGATGTGTGTGAGTTACCACAACCATTTCAAGAATAA